One window from the genome of Diospyros lotus cultivar Yz01 chromosome 11, ASM1463336v1, whole genome shotgun sequence encodes:
- the LOC127812427 gene encoding uncharacterized protein LOC127812427 isoform X1, producing MFSKICYIVVPSSKLRLLRWPLLARMATETSKPEEQQSAATTNPAISSCRKKKSESATFLQDVRDHIDEFVHASMDEHKTCFKKTIQKMFGMSKVVAERVAATEEVESSLPLRTIVSD from the exons ATGTTCTCTAAAATTTGCTATATTGTGGTACCATCTTCAAAGCTGA GACTTCTGCGTTGGCCATTATTGGCGAGAATGGCAACAGAAACAAGCAAACCTGAAGAGCAACAATCAGCTGCCACCACAAATCCAGCCATAAGCTCGTGTCGAAAGAAGAAATCAGAGTCTGCTACCTTCTTGCAGGATGTAAGGGATCATATTGACGagtttgttcatgcatcaatgGATGAACACAAGACTTGTTTCAAGAAAACGATACAGAAG ATGTTTGGCATGTCGAAAGTTGTTGCAGAAAGGGTTGCTGCCACTGAGGAAGTTGAAAGTTCCCTGCCCCTTAGAACCATCGTCTCTGACTAG
- the LOC127812427 gene encoding uncharacterized protein LOC127812427 isoform X2: protein MATETSKPEEQQSAATTNPAISSCRKKKSESATFLQDVRDHIDEFVHASMDEHKTCFKKTIQKMFGMSKVVAERVAATEEVESSLPLRTIVSD, encoded by the exons ATGGCAACAGAAACAAGCAAACCTGAAGAGCAACAATCAGCTGCCACCACAAATCCAGCCATAAGCTCGTGTCGAAAGAAGAAATCAGAGTCTGCTACCTTCTTGCAGGATGTAAGGGATCATATTGACGagtttgttcatgcatcaatgGATGAACACAAGACTTGTTTCAAGAAAACGATACAGAAG ATGTTTGGCATGTCGAAAGTTGTTGCAGAAAGGGTTGCTGCCACTGAGGAAGTTGAAAGTTCCCTGCCCCTTAGAACCATCGTCTCTGACTAG